Proteins encoded by one window of Girardinichthys multiradiatus isolate DD_20200921_A chromosome 14, DD_fGirMul_XY1, whole genome shotgun sequence:
- the LOC124880280 gene encoding type-2 ice-structuring protein-like: MTWDEAKENCGSKGQGSLAAVYNDMQAHEIYQEMTNVGLHDGRVWVGGSKKSGDPSWSWGDYSLFDGFAEYCRGESARYENNCLQITFDEHGSGCLDDLQCDVELPSVCAILLY, from the exons ATGACCTGGGATGAGGCAAAG GAAAACTGTGGGTCTAAAGGTCAAGGTTCCCTTGCTGCTGTGTATAATGACATGCAAGCTCATGAAATTTATCAGGAGATGACCAATGTTGGGCTTCACGATGGACGAGTGTGGGTTGGAGGCAGCAAAAAATCAGGG GATCCTTCTTGGTCCTGGGGTGATTATTCTTTGTTTGACGGCTTTGCTGAGTACTGTCGTGGAGAATCTGCACGCTATGAGAACAACTGTTTGCAGATCACTTTCGATG AACACGGTTCAGGATGCCTGGATGACCTGCAGTGTGATGTGGAGCTCCCATCTGTCTGTGCAATCCTCCTCTATTAA